From Cinclus cinclus chromosome 2, bCinCin1.1, whole genome shotgun sequence, one genomic window encodes:
- the AKAP17A gene encoding A-kinase anchor protein 17A isoform X2, translating to MTISVALPQLKQPGKSISNWEVMERLKGMVQTHQFSTLRISKSTMDFIRFEGEVENKSLVKSFLACLDGKTIKLSGFSDILKVRAAEYKIDFPTRHDWDSFFRDAKDMNETLPGERPDTIHLEGLPCKWFAAKESGSEKPSEEVLIKVFQKFGEIRNVDIPMLDPYREEMTGRNFHTFSFGGHLNFEAYVQYREYAGFIEAMNALRGMKLMYKGDDGKAVACNIKVSFDSTKHLSDASIKKRQLERQKLQELEKQREEQKRKEKEAEEKQKEEERKQRELEEYERERKREEKLRKREQKQKDREVRRNKKQLEKLQAEEQRKLQEKIKLEERKLLLAQRNLQSIRLIAELLSRAKAVKLLEQEQNEEKICLQQLEERRKLQEAELKRVEEEKERALGLQRKEKELREKLLNNLLSKKMDAANQNKEETEASQTDVLKSPSAVPHTVSSSCITSTSGQAVTGKLAPGSQTEVASPESVNTQCKYLNGSIHDKVHVKEGQNLHATNSERCSDKRGSGVLSCVPTNNQDQKSLSSYDQNSCKKDLHREQDKRGTETRRRKSRSCSSINSDESKGRRESSRHRRDATYRDEKHRKDRRYYRHSSRSYSPRRSRSPRRRSASPRRSRYRRTRSRECRRDRRERSRSRRSVSRRRRHRR from the exons ATGACCATCAGTGTGGCACTTCCTCAGCTGAAGCAACCAGGAAAATCCATTTCGAACTGGGAAGTGATGGAAAGATTGAAGGGGATGGTGCAAACTCATCAGTTTTCCACCCTGCGGATTTCTAAAAGCACAATGGATTTCATTCGCTTTGAAGGAGAGGTCGAGAACAAAAGTTTGGTTAAATCTTTTCTGGCATGccttgatggcaaaacaataAAGCTGAGTGGCTtctctgacattttaaaagtgcGTGCTGCGGAATACAAGATTGACTTTCCTACGAGACATGACTGGGACTCATTTTTCCGTGATGCGAAAGATATGAATGAAACCTTGCCTGGGGAAAGGCCGGATACTATTCACTTGGAGGGTTTGCCTTGTAAGTGGTTTGCAGCAAAGGAGAGTGGCTCGGAAAAGCCAAGTGAAGAAGTCCTTATAAAAGTTTTCCAGAAATTTGGAGAAATCCGTAACGTGGACATACCCATGCTGGACCCTTATAGAGAAGAAATGACTGGCAGGAATTTTCACACTTTCAGCTTTGGAGGCCATTTAAACTTTGAAGCATATGTTCAGTACCGAGAGTATGCAGGATTCATCGAGGCCATGAATGCCCTGCGAGGGATGAAGCTGATGTACAAGGGTGATGATGGCAAAGCCGTGGCTTGCAATATAAAG GTTTCTTTTGACTCAACAAAACACCTCAGTGATGCATCAATTAAGAAGCGTCAACTTGAAAGGCAAAAGCTTCAAGAGcttgaaaagcaaagagaagaacaaaaacGTAAAGAGAAAGaagctgaggaaaaacaaaaagaagaagaaag gaAGCAGAGAGAGCTTGAAGAATacgagagagagagaaaaagagaagagaagttGCGCAAGagagaacagaaacagaaagatcGTGAAGTTCGACGGAACAAAAAGCAACTTGAAAAGCTTCAAGctgaagaacagagaaaacTTCAAGAGAAGATAAAGCTAGAAGAAAGGAAGCTTCTCTTAGCTCAGAGAAATCTTCAGTCCATTAGATTAATTGCAGAACTGCTAAGCAGAGCAAAG GCAGTAAAGCTTTTGGAGCAAGAGCAGAATGAAGAAAAGATTTGTCTTCAGCAGCTAGAGGAGAGACGAAAGCTCCAGGAGGCTGAGCTTAAACGtgtggaagaggagaaagagagagcACTGGGgttgcagagaaaagaaaaggagctgAGGGAGAAACTGCTGAACAATCTTCTGAGCAAGAAAATGGATGCAGCTAatcaaaacaaagaagaaactgAAGCATCTCAGACTGATGTGCTTAAAAGCCCTAGTGCTGTTCCCCACACTGTGTCATCCAGCTGCATCACATCTACCTCAGGACAGGCTGTTACAGGCAAACTGGCTCCTGGCTCTCAAACAGAAGTAGCATCCCCTGAAAGTGTAAACACTCAATGCAAATACTTAAATGGCAGCATTCACGACAAAGTTCATGTCAAAGAAGGTCAGAATCTTCATGCCACAAACTCTGAGAGGTGTTCTGACAAAAGAGGTTCGGGGGTACTTTCGTGTGTTCCCACCAATAACCAGGACCAGAAGAGCCTCTCTAGCTATGACCAGAACAGTTGCAAGAAAGATTTGCACCGTGAGCAGGACAAGCGTGGAACAGAGacaaggagaagaaagagccGTTCATGTAGCAGCATTAACAGTGATGAGAGTAAGGGTAGACGGGAGAGCAGCAGACACCGAAGAGATGCAACTTACCGGGATGAAAAGCATAGGAAAGACAGGAGATATTACAGACACTCCAGCAGAAGTTACAGCCCTCGCCGAAGCCGCAGTCCTCGGCGAAGAAGTGCAAGCCCCAGACGTTCGCGCTACAGAAGAACGCGCAGCAGGGAATGTAGGCGGGACAGGAGAGAAAGGAGTCGGAGTCGCAGAAGTGTAAGCAGGAGACGAAGGCACCGGAGGTGA
- the AKAP17A gene encoding A-kinase anchor protein 17A isoform X1 — protein MAAATIVHDTSEAVELCAPCGLYLKPITKMTISVALPQLKQPGKSISNWEVMERLKGMVQTHQFSTLRISKSTMDFIRFEGEVENKSLVKSFLACLDGKTIKLSGFSDILKVRAAEYKIDFPTRHDWDSFFRDAKDMNETLPGERPDTIHLEGLPCKWFAAKESGSEKPSEEVLIKVFQKFGEIRNVDIPMLDPYREEMTGRNFHTFSFGGHLNFEAYVQYREYAGFIEAMNALRGMKLMYKGDDGKAVACNIKVSFDSTKHLSDASIKKRQLERQKLQELEKQREEQKRKEKEAEEKQKEEERKQRELEEYERERKREEKLRKREQKQKDREVRRNKKQLEKLQAEEQRKLQEKIKLEERKLLLAQRNLQSIRLIAELLSRAKAVKLLEQEQNEEKICLQQLEERRKLQEAELKRVEEEKERALGLQRKEKELREKLLNNLLSKKMDAANQNKEETEASQTDVLKSPSAVPHTVSSSCITSTSGQAVTGKLAPGSQTEVASPESVNTQCKYLNGSIHDKVHVKEGQNLHATNSERCSDKRGSGVLSCVPTNNQDQKSLSSYDQNSCKKDLHREQDKRGTETRRRKSRSCSSINSDESKGRRESSRHRRDATYRDEKHRKDRRYYRHSSRSYSPRRSRSPRRRSASPRRSRYRRTRSRECRRDRRERSRSRRSVSRRRRHRR, from the exons atgGCTGCTGCAACAATAGTTCATGATACATCAGAAGCTGTagagctctgtgctccctgtggGTTATACCTTAAACCTATTACAAAAATGACCATCAGTGTGGCACTTCCTCAGCTGAAGCAACCAGGAAAATCCATTTCGAACTGGGAAGTGATGGAAAGATTGAAGGGGATGGTGCAAACTCATCAGTTTTCCACCCTGCGGATTTCTAAAAGCACAATGGATTTCATTCGCTTTGAAGGAGAGGTCGAGAACAAAAGTTTGGTTAAATCTTTTCTGGCATGccttgatggcaaaacaataAAGCTGAGTGGCTtctctgacattttaaaagtgcGTGCTGCGGAATACAAGATTGACTTTCCTACGAGACATGACTGGGACTCATTTTTCCGTGATGCGAAAGATATGAATGAAACCTTGCCTGGGGAAAGGCCGGATACTATTCACTTGGAGGGTTTGCCTTGTAAGTGGTTTGCAGCAAAGGAGAGTGGCTCGGAAAAGCCAAGTGAAGAAGTCCTTATAAAAGTTTTCCAGAAATTTGGAGAAATCCGTAACGTGGACATACCCATGCTGGACCCTTATAGAGAAGAAATGACTGGCAGGAATTTTCACACTTTCAGCTTTGGAGGCCATTTAAACTTTGAAGCATATGTTCAGTACCGAGAGTATGCAGGATTCATCGAGGCCATGAATGCCCTGCGAGGGATGAAGCTGATGTACAAGGGTGATGATGGCAAAGCCGTGGCTTGCAATATAAAG GTTTCTTTTGACTCAACAAAACACCTCAGTGATGCATCAATTAAGAAGCGTCAACTTGAAAGGCAAAAGCTTCAAGAGcttgaaaagcaaagagaagaacaaaaacGTAAAGAGAAAGaagctgaggaaaaacaaaaagaagaagaaag gaAGCAGAGAGAGCTTGAAGAATacgagagagagagaaaaagagaagagaagttGCGCAAGagagaacagaaacagaaagatcGTGAAGTTCGACGGAACAAAAAGCAACTTGAAAAGCTTCAAGctgaagaacagagaaaacTTCAAGAGAAGATAAAGCTAGAAGAAAGGAAGCTTCTCTTAGCTCAGAGAAATCTTCAGTCCATTAGATTAATTGCAGAACTGCTAAGCAGAGCAAAG GCAGTAAAGCTTTTGGAGCAAGAGCAGAATGAAGAAAAGATTTGTCTTCAGCAGCTAGAGGAGAGACGAAAGCTCCAGGAGGCTGAGCTTAAACGtgtggaagaggagaaagagagagcACTGGGgttgcagagaaaagaaaaggagctgAGGGAGAAACTGCTGAACAATCTTCTGAGCAAGAAAATGGATGCAGCTAatcaaaacaaagaagaaactgAAGCATCTCAGACTGATGTGCTTAAAAGCCCTAGTGCTGTTCCCCACACTGTGTCATCCAGCTGCATCACATCTACCTCAGGACAGGCTGTTACAGGCAAACTGGCTCCTGGCTCTCAAACAGAAGTAGCATCCCCTGAAAGTGTAAACACTCAATGCAAATACTTAAATGGCAGCATTCACGACAAAGTTCATGTCAAAGAAGGTCAGAATCTTCATGCCACAAACTCTGAGAGGTGTTCTGACAAAAGAGGTTCGGGGGTACTTTCGTGTGTTCCCACCAATAACCAGGACCAGAAGAGCCTCTCTAGCTATGACCAGAACAGTTGCAAGAAAGATTTGCACCGTGAGCAGGACAAGCGTGGAACAGAGacaaggagaagaaagagccGTTCATGTAGCAGCATTAACAGTGATGAGAGTAAGGGTAGACGGGAGAGCAGCAGACACCGAAGAGATGCAACTTACCGGGATGAAAAGCATAGGAAAGACAGGAGATATTACAGACACTCCAGCAGAAGTTACAGCCCTCGCCGAAGCCGCAGTCCTCGGCGAAGAAGTGCAAGCCCCAGACGTTCGCGCTACAGAAGAACGCGCAGCAGGGAATGTAGGCGGGACAGGAGAGAAAGGAGTCGGAGTCGCAGAAGTGTAAGCAGGAGACGAAGGCACCGGAGGTGA